From a single Piliocolobus tephrosceles isolate RC106 chromosome 21, ASM277652v3, whole genome shotgun sequence genomic region:
- the ADGRE3 gene encoding adhesion G protein-coupled receptor E3 isoform X4: protein MSKEVSTVAVSQDIDSSLGKNDSVIPVGTPVRLQKIVDTFESLLTNQTLWRTEGRQEISSTATTILRDVESKVLETALKAPEQKVQKIQNSSVAVETRVITDNCSEDRQTFNLNVQMNSMDIHCNDVIQEDTQGPSAVAFISYSSLGNIINATFFEETDEKDRVFLNSQVVSAAIGPKRNVSLSKSVTLTFQHVKMNHSIKKVFCVYWETTKQGGLWSRDGCFLIHVNKSHTMCNCSHLSSFAVLMALTSQEEDPVLTIITYVGLSLSLLCLLLAALTFLLCKAIQNTSTSLHLQLSICLFLAHLLFLVGIDQTESKVLCAIIAGALHYLYLAAFTWMLLEGLHLFLTARNLTVVNYSSINRLMKWIMFPVGYGVPAVIVAISAASRPHFYGTANRCWLHLDQGFIWGFLGPVCAIFSVNLVFFILVFWILKRKLSSLNSEVSTIQNTRMLAFKATAQLFILGCTWCLGFLQVGPAARVMAYLFTIINSLQGFFIFLVYCLLSQQVQKQYQKWFREIVKSKSESEAYTLSSKMGPDSKPSEGDVFPGQVKRKY, encoded by the exons CTGCAAAAGATTGTGGACACATTTGAGTCACTTCTCACCAATCAGACTTTATGGAGAACAGAAGGGAGGCAAGAAATCTCATCCACAGCTACTACTATTCTCCGGGATGTGGAATCGAAAGTTCTAGAAACTGCCTTGAAAGCTCCAGAACAAAAAGTCCAGAAAATCCAAAACAGTAGTGTGG CTGTTGAAACTCGAGTGATTACAGACAATTGCTCTGAAGACAGACAGACATTCAACTTGAACGTACAAATGAACTCAATGGACATCCATTGCAATGACGTCATCCAGGAAGACACACAAG GTCCCAGTGCTGTTGCCTTTATCTCATATTCTTCTCTTGGAAACATCATAAATGCAACTTTTTTTGAAGAGACGGATGAGAAAGATCGAGTGTTTCTGAACTCTCAGGTAGTGAGTGCTGCTATTGGACCCAAAAGGAATGTGTCTCTCTCCAAGTCTGTGACGCTGACTTTCCAGCACGTGAAG ATGAACCACAGTATCAAAAAGGTCTTCTGTGTCTACTGGGAGACCACAAAGCAGGGAGGCCTGTGGTCCAGGGATGGCTGCTTCCTGATACATGTGAACAAGAGTCACACCATGTGTAATTGCAGTCACCTGTCCAGCTTCGCTGTCCTGATGGCCCTCACCAGCCAG GAGGAGGATCCCGTGCTGACTATCATCACCTATGTGGGGCTGAGCCTATCTCTGCTGTGCCTCCTCCTGGCGGCCCTCACCTTCCTCCTGTGTAAAGCCATCCAGAACACCAGCACCTCACTGCATCTGCAGCTCTCGATCTGCCTCTTCCTGGCCCACCTCCTCTTCCTCGTGGGGATTGACCAAACTGAATCCAAG GTGCTGTGCGCCATCATCGCCGGTGCCTTGCATTATCTCTACCTGGCCGCCTTCACCTGGATGCTGCTGGAGGGCCTGCACCTCTTCCTCACTGCACGGAACCTGACAGTGGTCAACTACTCAAGCATCAACAGACTCATGAAGTGGATCATGTTCCCAGTGGGCTATGGCGTTCCCGCTGTGATTGTGGCCATTTCTGCAGCCTCCAGGCCTCACTTTTATGGAACCGCTAATCG ATGCTGGCTCCACCTGGACCAGGGATTTATCTGGGGTTTCCTTGGCCCAGTCTGTGCCATTTTCTCT GtgaatttagtattttttatcttggtcttttggattttgaaaagaaaactttcCTCCCTCAATAGTGAAGTGTCAACCATCCAGAACACAAG GATGCTGGCTTTCAAAGCAACAGCTCAGCTCTTTATCCTGGGCTGCACATGGTGTCTGGGCTTCCTACAGGTGGGTCCAGCTGCCCGGGTCATGGCCTACCTCTTCACCATCATCAACAGCCTCCAGGGCTTCTTCATCTTCTTGGTCTACTGCCTTCTCAGCCAGCAG GTCCAGAAACAATATCAAAAGTGGTTTAGAGAGATTGTAAAATCAAAATCTGAGTCTGAGGCATATACACTTTCCAGCAAGATGGGTCCTGACTCAAAACCCAGTGAG